The following are encoded in a window of Kitasatospora fiedleri genomic DNA:
- a CDS encoding glycosyltransferase encodes MSGRRTKVLWLAKGLGRGGAEQLLVNCVRHADRERYEIEVAYVLPHKDALVPALAAAGVPVHCLGGAPGRRWPLRLRRLLAERRYDLVHTHMPVPAVAARLLRPAGPRPRLVHTEHNLWERYRLPTRWANALTYRRNDAVIAVSHAVAAGIGRRRADGWLSVVHHGPDLGGAPSGPAARRAARERLGLPPEALVVGTVGNLTAKKDQATLLAAFALLRGREPDARLVLVGSGPLEAELRARAGDGVLFAGTRADVPELLPGWDVFCLSSRQEGLPVALMEAMASGLPSVVTGVGGVPEILDDGVEGRLVPPGDPAALAAALGELAGPGPRERMGAAARRRAESFDVAGAQRAVERVYARVLAN; translated from the coding sequence GTGAGCGGGCGGCGGACGAAGGTGCTCTGGCTGGCCAAGGGCCTGGGCCGGGGCGGCGCGGAGCAGCTGCTGGTGAACTGCGTGCGCCACGCGGACCGGGAGCGCTATGAGATCGAGGTGGCGTACGTGCTGCCGCACAAGGACGCGCTGGTGCCGGCGCTGGCGGCGGCGGGCGTGCCGGTGCACTGCCTGGGCGGCGCGCCGGGGCGGCGCTGGCCGCTGCGGCTGCGGCGGCTGCTGGCGGAGCGCCGCTACGACCTGGTGCACACCCACATGCCGGTGCCCGCGGTGGCGGCCCGGCTGCTGCGGCCCGCCGGGCCCCGGCCCCGGCTGGTGCACACCGAGCACAACCTGTGGGAGCGCTACCGGCTGCCGACCCGCTGGGCGAACGCGCTCACCTACCGGCGCAACGACGCGGTGATCGCGGTGTCGCACGCGGTGGCGGCGGGCATCGGGCGGCGGCGGGCGGACGGGTGGCTGTCGGTGGTGCACCACGGCCCGGACCTGGGCGGCGCGCCGTCCGGGCCGGCGGCGCGGCGGGCGGCCCGGGAGCGGCTCGGGCTGCCGCCGGAGGCGCTGGTGGTCGGCACGGTCGGCAACCTGACCGCGAAGAAGGACCAGGCGACGCTGCTGGCGGCGTTCGCGCTGCTGCGCGGGCGGGAGCCGGACGCCCGGCTGGTGCTGGTCGGATCGGGGCCGCTGGAGGCCGAGTTGAGGGCCCGGGCGGGCGACGGCGTGCTGTTCGCGGGGACGCGCGCGGACGTGCCGGAGCTGCTGCCGGGCTGGGACGTGTTCTGCCTGAGCTCGCGTCAGGAGGGCCTGCCGGTGGCGCTGATGGAGGCGATGGCCTCGGGGCTGCCGTCGGTGGTGACCGGGGTCGGCGGCGTGCCGGAGATCCTGGACGACGGCGTGGAGGGCCGGCTGGTGCCGCCGGGCGACCCGGCGGCGCTGGCCGCCGCGCTGGGCGAGCTGGCCGGTCCGGGCCCGCGGGAGCGGATGGGCGCGGCGGCCCGCAGGCGCGCGGAGTCCTTCGACGTGGCGGGCGCGCAGCGGGCGGTCGAGCGGGTGTACGCCCGGGTCCTGGCGAACTGA
- a CDS encoding glycosyltransferase yields the protein MIDSVSRVGGAEQGLVAMAPSLVRSGVELHVAFLKESPGGFQEELRAAGAGVRPVAGGSRGARVAGLRAEFRRLRPDLVHTTLYESDVLGRAAAFAVRVPVVSSLVNSAYGPEHLHARGLRPWKVRAAQAVDAVTAQGVRRFHALTEHVAEVMAARLRVSRRRIDVVPRGRDPRLLGRVTAERRAEVRKSLGLAEGVPVVLAAARQQYQKGLDVLVSAWPRVRAARPDAVLLLAGSRGRRRRGWRGWRRRRGVCGSWGRGTTCST from the coding sequence GTGATCGACAGTGTGAGCCGGGTGGGCGGGGCGGAGCAGGGGCTGGTGGCGATGGCCCCGTCGCTGGTGCGGTCCGGGGTGGAGCTGCACGTGGCGTTCCTGAAGGAGTCGCCGGGCGGGTTCCAGGAGGAGTTGCGGGCGGCGGGCGCCGGGGTGCGTCCGGTGGCGGGGGGTTCGCGGGGGGCGCGGGTGGCGGGGTTGCGGGCGGAGTTCCGCCGGCTGCGGCCGGACCTGGTGCACACCACGCTGTACGAGTCGGACGTGCTGGGCCGGGCGGCGGCGTTCGCGGTGCGGGTGCCGGTGGTGTCGAGCCTGGTGAACTCGGCGTACGGGCCGGAGCACCTGCACGCGCGCGGGTTGCGCCCGTGGAAGGTGCGGGCGGCGCAGGCGGTGGACGCGGTGACGGCGCAGGGGGTGCGGCGGTTCCACGCGTTGACCGAGCACGTCGCGGAGGTGATGGCGGCCCGGCTGCGGGTGTCGCGGCGGCGGATCGACGTGGTGCCGCGCGGCCGGGACCCGCGGCTGCTGGGGCGGGTGACGGCGGAGCGGCGGGCGGAGGTCCGGAAGTCGCTGGGGTTGGCCGAGGGGGTGCCGGTGGTGCTGGCGGCGGCCCGGCAGCAGTACCAGAAGGGCCTGGACGTGCTGGTGTCGGCGTGGCCGCGGGTGCGGGCGGCGCGGCCGGACGCGGTGCTGCTGCTGGCGGGCAGCCGGGGGCGGAGACGGCGCGGCTGGAGGGGTTGGCGGCGGAGACGGGGGGTGTGCGGTTCCTGGGGGCGCGGGACGACGTGTTCGACCTGA
- a CDS encoding ABC transporter permease translates to MGGQRAQLIDERGSRVAPPGAAAPVGPPPELVFKRRLRPLRVAHELWAARELVRALAERDLRARYKQAVLGFAWAVLTPLALCAIFTLVFHRAVKIETGDVPYTLFAYLGLIVWQFFSNTMNQGALSLANNLSLLNKVYCPREVFPLATMLVATVDMVIGVGVLGLMFLVFWTAPAATFLWVVPLLLIQFAFTYGIALVLSVAVVYLRDVRHLLPIITQMGVFATPVAYPLAKIPQRLQEVYVGVNPLGAVIEGYRKALLYGEAPDARLTLIAAVSSLVFLVGGYLLFKKLETGIADVA, encoded by the coding sequence GTGGGGGGACAGCGCGCACAGCTCATCGACGAGCGCGGGAGCCGGGTGGCCCCACCGGGCGCCGCGGCCCCGGTCGGGCCACCGCCCGAACTGGTCTTCAAACGCCGGCTGCGCCCCCTCCGGGTCGCCCACGAGCTGTGGGCCGCAAGGGAGTTGGTGCGGGCGCTGGCCGAGCGCGACCTGCGCGCCCGGTACAAGCAGGCGGTGCTCGGCTTCGCCTGGGCGGTGCTCACCCCGCTCGCGCTGTGCGCGATCTTCACGCTGGTGTTCCACCGCGCGGTCAAGATCGAGACCGGCGACGTCCCGTACACGCTGTTCGCGTACCTCGGCCTGATCGTCTGGCAGTTCTTCTCCAACACGATGAACCAGGGCGCGCTCAGCCTGGCCAACAACCTGAGCCTGCTGAACAAGGTCTACTGCCCGCGCGAGGTGTTCCCGCTCGCCACCATGCTGGTCGCCACCGTCGACATGGTGATCGGCGTCGGCGTGCTGGGCCTGATGTTCCTGGTGTTCTGGACGGCGCCCGCCGCCACCTTCCTCTGGGTGGTGCCGCTGCTGCTGATCCAGTTCGCCTTCACCTACGGGATCGCGCTGGTCCTCTCGGTCGCCGTGGTCTACCTGCGCGACGTCCGGCACCTGCTGCCGATCATCACCCAGATGGGCGTCTTCGCCACCCCCGTCGCGTACCCGCTGGCCAAGATCCCGCAGCGCCTCCAGGAGGTCTACGTCGGCGTCAACCCGCTCGGCGCGGTCATCGAGGGCTACCGCAAGGCGCTGCTGTACGGCGAGGCGCCCGACGCCCGGCTGACCCTGATCGCGGCGGTCAGCTCGCTGGTCTTCCTGGTCGGCGGCTACCTGCTCTTCAAGAAGCTGGAAACGGGGATCGCCGATGTCGCGTGA
- a CDS encoding DegT/DnrJ/EryC1/StrS family aminotransferase, with protein MLRRGRPAALAWAVVLGYVTVFVLAMVHTTYDTWGALLVAPALMAIGTPVLARVAAGNPERGVFKLLMVAMAAKLACAFPRYLMAFVLYGGAADAKMYDQKGSELARYLTTADLSAGLHYDLGMKVAGTGFVIIVTGVVYAVTGPTLVGGFLVFSWIGFWGLLFFWRALQIAFPEADSRRYAKLVFFLPSLLFWPSSIGKDAWMMFCLGLTTYGVARLLDRRFGAFACIALGSLGTAMVRPHVTVLAGAGLSVAYLLRKRPRQVSALGPLRTVLTAAVLAVGVMLMLQQVSTFFGTSGTGGDAVNQVLSETSRRTSQGDSVINAATADEPAPAFSLNPLKLPMSVVSVLFRPFPFEASNVQNLIQSVECFALLVMFIRAWPQLARIPRLFVQRSYVAFTVVYALLFCWAFSTINNMGILSRERVQVLPLVLVLLAIPRPAAAGPVRRRRPPLWRASPASGRRPPGPRTPGRRRRAGSVPNPGGLDLMTTDQNRPAALGGAPAFPDGLPLTRVRVPDREALLGRLAGVLDSGMLTNGPLVRELEERAAELMQVPHVVAVSNCTAGLMLVLQAAGVDGRRPVLMPGFTFSATAHAAHWAGGTPLFAEAREEDITLDPADAEARLKAADAPAALMATHVYGTPCQTEELQRVADAAGLPLVYDAAHGLGSKRRGVPVGGFGLAEVFSMSPTKVAVAGEGGLVATRDAALARTLRTARDYGNPGDYDTLFPGLNARMSELHAAVGLTWLAGLPERVAHRGALVAEFARATAGLPGLRLALPEEGDTSTFKDLTLILDPDAFGLDNRQLADALRAEGIDTRRYFFPPVHRQRAYAHLGQADGLPRTDRLAASVLTVPLWSHMDAATVRRVADAVVRVQPFAAELAAGAARG; from the coding sequence GTGCTGCGGCGCGGCCGGCCGGCGGCACTGGCCTGGGCGGTGGTGCTCGGCTACGTCACGGTCTTCGTGCTGGCGATGGTGCACACCACGTACGACACCTGGGGGGCGCTGCTGGTGGCGCCCGCGCTGATGGCGATCGGCACGCCGGTGCTGGCCCGGGTGGCGGCGGGCAACCCGGAGCGCGGGGTGTTCAAGCTGCTGATGGTGGCGATGGCGGCGAAGCTGGCCTGCGCCTTCCCGCGCTACCTGATGGCGTTCGTGCTGTACGGCGGCGCGGCGGACGCCAAGATGTACGACCAGAAGGGCTCCGAGCTGGCCCGGTACCTGACCACCGCCGACCTCTCCGCCGGGCTGCACTACGACCTGGGGATGAAGGTCGCGGGCACCGGCTTCGTGATCATCGTGACCGGCGTGGTCTACGCGGTCACCGGGCCGACCCTGGTCGGCGGCTTCCTGGTGTTCTCCTGGATCGGCTTCTGGGGGCTGCTGTTCTTCTGGCGGGCGCTCCAGATCGCCTTCCCGGAGGCCGACTCCCGGCGCTACGCGAAGCTGGTGTTCTTCCTGCCCTCGCTGCTGTTCTGGCCGTCCAGCATCGGCAAGGACGCCTGGATGATGTTCTGCCTGGGCCTGACCACGTACGGGGTGGCCCGGCTGCTGGACCGGCGGTTCGGGGCGTTCGCCTGCATCGCGTTGGGCTCGCTGGGCACCGCGATGGTGCGCCCGCACGTGACGGTGCTGGCGGGGGCCGGCCTGAGCGTGGCGTACCTGCTGCGCAAGCGGCCGCGGCAGGTGTCGGCGCTGGGGCCGCTGCGCACGGTGCTGACGGCGGCGGTGCTGGCGGTGGGCGTGATGCTGATGCTCCAGCAGGTGTCGACCTTCTTCGGCACCAGCGGCACCGGCGGGGACGCCGTCAACCAGGTGCTGTCGGAGACCTCGCGGCGCACCTCGCAGGGCGACTCGGTGATCAACGCGGCGACCGCGGACGAGCCGGCGCCCGCGTTCAGCCTCAACCCGCTCAAGCTGCCGATGTCGGTGGTCAGCGTGCTGTTCCGGCCGTTCCCGTTCGAGGCGTCGAACGTACAGAACCTGATCCAGTCGGTGGAGTGCTTCGCGCTGCTGGTGATGTTCATCCGGGCCTGGCCGCAACTGGCCCGGATTCCGCGGCTGTTCGTCCAGCGCTCCTACGTGGCCTTCACCGTGGTGTACGCGCTGCTGTTCTGCTGGGCGTTCTCGACCATCAACAACATGGGCATCCTGTCCCGCGAGCGGGTGCAGGTGCTGCCGCTGGTCCTGGTGCTGCTGGCGATCCCCCGGCCGGCCGCGGCCGGGCCGGTGCGCCGCCGCCGGCCGCCGCTCTGGCGCGCCAGCCCGGCCAGTGGGCGCCGCCCGCCCGGGCCCCGAACCCCCGGCCGCCGTCGGCGCGCCGGCTCCGTCCCGAACCCAGGGGGGCTCGACCTCATGACGACCGACCAGAACCGCCCCGCCGCCCTCGGCGGCGCGCCCGCCTTCCCCGACGGCCTGCCGCTGACCCGGGTCCGGGTGCCCGACCGGGAGGCGCTGCTCGGGCGGCTCGCCGGGGTGCTCGACTCCGGGATGCTCACCAACGGCCCGCTGGTGCGCGAACTGGAGGAGCGGGCCGCCGAGTTGATGCAGGTGCCGCACGTGGTGGCGGTCTCCAACTGCACGGCCGGCCTGATGCTGGTGCTCCAGGCCGCGGGGGTGGACGGGCGGCGGCCGGTGCTGATGCCGGGCTTCACCTTCTCGGCGACCGCGCACGCCGCGCACTGGGCCGGCGGCACCCCGCTGTTCGCCGAGGCCCGGGAGGAGGACATCACCCTGGACCCGGCCGACGCCGAGGCCCGGCTGAAGGCCGCCGACGCGCCCGCCGCGCTGATGGCCACCCACGTGTACGGAACGCCGTGCCAGACCGAGGAGTTGCAGCGGGTCGCCGACGCGGCCGGGCTGCCGCTGGTGTACGACGCCGCGCACGGCCTGGGCTCGAAGCGGCGCGGCGTGCCGGTGGGCGGCTTCGGCCTGGCCGAGGTGTTCTCGATGAGCCCGACCAAGGTCGCGGTGGCCGGCGAGGGCGGCCTGGTCGCCACCCGGGACGCCGCGCTCGCCCGGACCCTGCGCACCGCCCGCGACTACGGCAACCCCGGCGACTACGACACCCTGTTCCCCGGTCTGAACGCCCGGATGAGCGAGCTGCACGCCGCGGTCGGCCTGACCTGGCTGGCCGGCCTGCCCGAGCGGGTCGCCCACCGGGGCGCGCTGGTCGCCGAGTTCGCCCGCGCCACCGCGGGCCTGCCCGGCCTGCGGCTGGCCCTGCCGGAGGAGGGCGACACCTCGACCTTCAAGGACCTCACACTGATCCTGGACCCGGACGCCTTCGGCCTCGACAACCGCCAACTGGCCGACGCGCTGCGGGCCGAGGGCATCGACACCCGCCGCTACTTCTTCCCGCCGGTGCACCGGCAGCGCGCCTACGCCCACCTCGGCCAGGCGGACGGCCTGCCCCGCACCGACCGGCTGGCCGCCTCGGTGCTGACCGTCCCGCTGTGGTCGCACATGGACGCCGCGACGGTCCGCCGGGTCGCCGACGCGGTGGTGCGCGTCCAGCCCTTCGCGGCCGAGCTGGCGGCGGGCGCGGCGCGCGGCTGA
- a CDS encoding GNAT family N-acetyltransferase, translating into MGGGLTYRRLEPGDVPAVLELLTASLAGGPTGRRSAEFFDWKHRDGPFGASPGLVAVAADGRIAGVRLFLRWEWRGGDGRTVRAVRPVDTATHPDFRGRGIFRRLTTELLAEVSGEAELVFNTPNGNSLPGYLRMGWRELGRVPVALRVARPVSFARGARSALARRPGPAGPPRCALPSAAGWLAAPDARLAELLAERARADAADPRLHTVRTAGYLAWRYGAAPGLDYRVATVERGGELVGVAFGRPRRRGPLAEFTLSELIVRPGDRAAAGRLLRAAADAGCDHAATHLSPGTEAAAAGLRAGCVRAPRTGMVLAARTPTGPLPAGRTLADWRFSLGDLEVF; encoded by the coding sequence GTGGGTGGTGGACTGACGTACCGCCGGCTGGAGCCGGGGGACGTGCCGGCGGTGCTGGAGCTGTTGACGGCTTCGCTGGCGGGCGGCCCGACCGGGCGGCGCAGCGCGGAGTTCTTCGACTGGAAGCACCGGGACGGCCCGTTCGGGGCGAGCCCGGGCCTGGTCGCGGTCGCGGCGGACGGGCGGATCGCGGGGGTGCGGCTGTTCCTGCGCTGGGAGTGGCGCGGCGGCGACGGGCGGACGGTGCGGGCGGTGCGCCCGGTGGACACCGCGACCCACCCGGACTTCCGGGGGCGCGGGATCTTCCGCCGGCTGACCACCGAGCTGCTGGCGGAGGTCTCCGGCGAGGCCGAGCTGGTGTTCAACACGCCGAACGGCAACAGCCTGCCGGGCTACCTGCGGATGGGCTGGCGGGAGCTGGGCCGGGTGCCGGTGGCGCTGCGGGTGGCCCGGCCGGTGTCGTTCGCCCGGGGCGCCCGGTCGGCGCTGGCCCGCCGCCCCGGCCCGGCGGGGCCGCCGCGCTGCGCACTGCCGTCCGCCGCCGGGTGGCTGGCCGCCCCGGACGCCCGGCTCGCGGAGCTGCTGGCCGAGCGGGCCCGGGCGGACGCGGCCGATCCGCGGCTGCACACCGTCCGCACCGCCGGCTACCTGGCCTGGCGGTACGGGGCGGCCCCGGGCCTGGACTACCGGGTGGCGACCGTGGAGCGGGGCGGCGAGCTGGTCGGGGTGGCGTTCGGGCGGCCCCGGCGGCGCGGCCCGCTGGCCGAGTTCACGCTGTCCGAGCTGATCGTCCGCCCGGGCGACCGGGCCGCCGCCGGGCGGCTGCTGCGCGCGGCGGCCGACGCGGGCTGCGACCACGCGGCGACCCACCTGTCCCCCGGCACCGAGGCCGCCGCGGCCGGGCTGCGGGCGGGCTGCGTGCGGGCGCCGCGCACCGGCATGGTGCTGGCCGCCCGCACCCCGACCGGCCCGCTGCCGGCCGGACGCACGCTGGCCGACTGGCGGTTCAGCCTCGGCGACCTGGAGGTCTTCTGA
- a CDS encoding glycosyltransferase, whose product MLGPLADPAALYRAADLLLLTSDSEGVPGVLIEAALAAVPAVATDVGWVSDVVRPGETGLLAPPGDPAALAAALRTLLAADRTRYAAAARAHALAHFDLAPVTTAWQHLLREVARPR is encoded by the coding sequence CTGCTCGGCCCGCTCGCCGACCCGGCCGCGCTCTACCGGGCCGCCGACCTGCTGCTGCTCACCAGCGACTCCGAGGGCGTCCCCGGCGTCCTGATCGAGGCCGCGCTGGCCGCCGTCCCCGCCGTGGCCACCGACGTCGGCTGGGTCTCCGACGTGGTCCGCCCCGGCGAGACCGGCCTGCTCGCCCCGCCCGGCGACCCCGCCGCGCTCGCCGCCGCCCTGCGCACCCTGCTGGCCGCCGACCGCACCCGCTACGCCGCCGCCGCCCGCGCCCACGCCCTGGCCCACTTCGACCTGGCCCCCGTCACCACCGCCTGGCAGCACCTGCTGCGCGAGGTCGCCCGCCCGCGCTGA
- a CDS encoding thiol:disulfide interchange protein DsbA/DsbL — MKSLLRTTVLLAVAGGLLAAPAAAGAASALPALPHGQQLPTLGHQFPAVQPSGPTQQHVPVPVTRPLDPAAPLPAAPKAQRAHEAVEFFWYDCSHSALLEQPLTRWAAEHQADVTLRRVPAVWTGSPDEAEQRAHARLFYALDRLGEVDRLQAAVFRAVREQGADLTTEQSAADWVATQGVDAAKFRAAYRSAEVDRAVEDAPELFARNRIAELPTVVVDGTGRTSPTEAGASTGCPPRSTGWSPTGPPADPRPRPAAT, encoded by the coding sequence GTGAAGTCGCTGCTCAGAACCACTGTCCTGCTCGCCGTCGCCGGGGGCCTGTTGGCCGCCCCGGCCGCCGCCGGGGCCGCGTCCGCCCTCCCCGCGCTGCCGCACGGCCAGCAGCTGCCGACCCTCGGTCACCAGTTCCCCGCCGTCCAGCCGTCCGGGCCCACCCAGCAGCACGTGCCGGTGCCGGTGACCCGTCCGCTGGACCCGGCGGCCCCGCTGCCGGCCGCGCCGAAGGCCCAACGCGCCCACGAGGCGGTCGAGTTCTTCTGGTACGACTGCTCGCACTCCGCCCTGCTGGAGCAGCCGCTGACCCGCTGGGCCGCCGAGCACCAGGCGGACGTCACGCTGCGCCGGGTCCCCGCGGTCTGGACCGGCAGCCCCGACGAGGCCGAACAGCGGGCCCACGCGCGGCTGTTCTACGCGCTGGACCGGCTCGGCGAGGTCGACCGGCTACAGGCCGCGGTGTTCCGCGCGGTCCGCGAGCAGGGCGCCGACCTGACCACCGAGCAGTCCGCCGCCGACTGGGTCGCCACCCAGGGCGTCGACGCGGCGAAGTTCCGGGCCGCGTACCGCTCCGCCGAGGTCGACCGGGCCGTCGAGGACGCCCCGGAGCTGTTCGCCCGGAACCGGATCGCCGAACTGCCCACCGTGGTCGTCGACGGCACCGGCCGGACCTCGCCCACCGAGGCCGGGGCGTCGACGGGATGCCCTCCGCGCTCGACCGGCTGGTCGCCGACCGGCCCGCCGGCTGACCCCCGCCCCCGTCCGGCCGCCACCTGA
- a CDS encoding polysaccharide biosynthesis tyrosine autokinase yields the protein MEPANLFTVLRRYWRLLAACTAASLVVGFLLTPAGDAVDNGKWQCKVAITPVAGAADTVRADQVLSYAQGSAVTTAAAQKLHLTDVAALTARRTVAAESTQMLLFTTTGPTQQTCADLAAALSEATITGYAQESRRSADESIKRLRTQADAQQSQLDDLQKSFSKANASDQAKLQPQLSTATAALTKTLGAIADLQNYSQTDAIQQWGSIDAKELGGSLLTSPTRGVRLSLAVVLGLALGVVAALMLSRMDTRLRTRDGTEEAFNLPVIGEIPRLSRRLRRLREPLVTARPEDPATEAFRSLRSTLLLTGPEALSSQLGQGGLDHDDRRVRRAVEPAPVVLVMSGRSGDGRTTTVANLAAALAETGRQVLVLDCDFRQPELNARFGMDEGPGMAELLSGEQLTDLVDLIRPTRVPNVAMIAGGHATAYPAALVLRAGEVLALARRHADVVLIDSSPLLHANDAYDLVQHADAVLVTVMAGNVRPEEADRVSELLARTGVPVAGVALLGTEVATGRRNRSLRLPGRLGGRPPLGPLPSRPELPRPAAAGQVGRAEPRPEPRRTGPRPDGPHRPEHQRAADTRRGEPVYGSGEGGARRDGAVYGSGEGSRRDGAASWGRRPAELPPEEPVETTLQLRLGEER from the coding sequence GTGGAACCGGCAAATCTGTTCACCGTTCTGCGACGGTACTGGCGGCTGCTGGCCGCCTGCACGGCGGCCTCGCTGGTCGTGGGTTTCCTGCTGACGCCCGCCGGTGACGCCGTGGACAACGGCAAGTGGCAGTGCAAGGTGGCGATCACGCCGGTGGCCGGCGCGGCGGACACCGTGCGCGCCGACCAGGTGCTGTCGTACGCCCAGGGTTCGGCGGTGACCACGGCGGCGGCGCAGAAGCTGCACCTCACCGACGTGGCGGCGCTGACGGCGCGCCGGACGGTGGCGGCGGAGTCCACCCAGATGCTGCTGTTCACCACCACCGGCCCCACCCAGCAGACCTGCGCGGACCTGGCGGCGGCGCTGTCGGAGGCGACCATCACCGGCTACGCCCAGGAGTCGCGCCGCAGCGCCGACGAGTCGATCAAGCGGCTGCGCACCCAGGCGGACGCCCAGCAGTCGCAGCTCGACGACCTGCAGAAGTCGTTCAGCAAGGCCAACGCGAGCGATCAGGCCAAGCTGCAGCCGCAGCTGTCGACGGCGACGGCGGCGCTGACCAAGACCCTCGGGGCCATCGCCGACCTGCAGAACTACAGCCAGACCGACGCGATCCAGCAGTGGGGCTCGATCGACGCCAAGGAGCTCGGCGGCAGCCTGCTGACCTCGCCGACCCGCGGGGTGCGGCTGTCCCTGGCGGTGGTGCTGGGCCTGGCGCTGGGCGTGGTGGCGGCGCTGATGCTGTCCCGGATGGACACCCGGCTGCGCACCCGGGACGGCACCGAGGAGGCGTTCAACCTGCCGGTGATCGGCGAGATCCCGCGCCTGTCGCGGCGGCTGCGGCGGCTGCGCGAGCCGCTGGTGACGGCCCGTCCGGAGGACCCGGCGACCGAGGCGTTCCGCTCGCTGCGCTCGACGCTGCTGCTGACCGGCCCGGAGGCGCTCTCCTCCCAGCTCGGCCAGGGCGGCCTGGACCACGACGACCGGCGGGTGCGGCGGGCGGTGGAGCCGGCGCCGGTGGTGCTGGTGATGTCGGGCCGCTCGGGCGACGGGCGGACCACCACGGTGGCGAACCTGGCGGCGGCGCTGGCCGAGACCGGCCGTCAGGTGCTGGTGCTGGACTGCGACTTCCGGCAGCCGGAGCTGAACGCGCGGTTCGGGATGGACGAGGGACCGGGCATGGCGGAGCTGCTCTCCGGCGAGCAGCTGACCGACCTGGTGGACCTGATCCGCCCGACCCGGGTGCCGAACGTGGCGATGATCGCGGGCGGCCACGCCACCGCGTACCCGGCGGCGCTGGTGCTGCGCGCCGGGGAGGTGCTGGCGCTGGCCCGGCGGCACGCCGACGTGGTGCTGATCGACTCCTCGCCGCTGCTGCACGCCAACGACGCGTACGACCTGGTGCAGCACGCGGACGCGGTGCTGGTCACGGTGATGGCGGGCAACGTCCGCCCGGAGGAGGCCGACCGGGTCTCCGAGCTGCTGGCCCGCACCGGCGTGCCGGTGGCGGGGGTGGCGCTGCTGGGCACCGAGGTCGCCACCGGGCGGCGCAACCGCTCGCTGCGGCTGCCGGGCCGGCTGGGCGGCCGGCCGCCGCTGGGCCCGCTGCCGTCCCGACCGGAGCTGCCGCGCCCGGCGGCGGCCGGGCAGGTCGGGCGGGCCGAGCCCCGGCCGGAGCCGCGGCGCACCGGGCCCCGGCCGGACGGGCCGCACCGGCCCGAGCACCAGCGGGCGGCGGACACCCGGCGCGGCGAGCCGGTGTACGGGTCCGGCGAGGGCGGTGCCCGACGGGACGGGGCGGTGTACGGGTCCGGCGAGGGCTCGCGGCGGGACGGGGCGGCGAGCTGGGGCCGCCGCCCGGCGGAGCTGCCGCCGGAGGAGCCGGTGGAGACCACCCTGCAGCTGCGGCTGGGCGAGGAGCGGTGA
- a CDS encoding glycosyltransferase — protein MAEPRVLHVITDPRARGAQRLARDLHEELLRRGQHSALVALHPHPDAAAGLPAGAPVPVLGPSRHHPATLRALRRAAAHADVVVAHGSSTLQACALGLFAARTPFVYVNIGDPRHWTADPLRRLRVGALLHRAAAVAAISPHAVELLRTRFRLPARRLRALPNARHADRFPPAADRAERAAARAALGLPADAPLIAWIGALSPEKRPDLALAAHALLPGDVHLALAGRARCAPPSSPARAPTCSARSPTRPRSTGPPTCCCSPATPRASPAS, from the coding sequence ATGGCCGAGCCGCGGGTACTCCACGTCATCACCGACCCCAGGGCCCGCGGCGCCCAGCGCCTCGCCCGCGACCTGCACGAGGAACTGCTGCGCCGCGGCCAGCACTCCGCCCTGGTCGCCCTGCACCCGCACCCCGACGCCGCCGCCGGCCTGCCCGCCGGGGCGCCCGTCCCCGTGCTCGGCCCCTCCCGGCACCACCCCGCCACGCTGCGCGCGCTGCGCCGCGCCGCCGCCCACGCCGACGTGGTGGTCGCGCACGGCTCCTCGACCCTCCAGGCGTGCGCGCTGGGCCTGTTCGCCGCCCGCACCCCCTTCGTGTACGTCAACATCGGCGACCCCCGGCACTGGACCGCCGACCCGCTGCGCCGCCTGCGGGTCGGCGCCCTCCTGCACCGGGCCGCGGCCGTCGCCGCGATCTCCCCGCACGCCGTGGAGCTCCTGCGCACCCGCTTCCGGCTCCCCGCCCGCCGCCTGCGCGCCCTGCCCAACGCCCGCCACGCCGACCGCTTCCCGCCCGCCGCCGACCGCGCCGAGCGGGCCGCCGCCCGGGCCGCCCTCGGGCTGCCCGCCGACGCCCCGCTGATCGCCTGGATCGGCGCGCTCAGCCCCGAGAAGCGCCCCGACCTGGCGCTGGCCGCGCACGCCCTGCTGCCCGGGGACGTCCACCTCGCGCTGGCCGGGAGGGCCCGCTGCGCCCCGCCCTCGTCCCCGGCCCGCGCACCCACCTGCTCGGCCCGCTCGCCGACCCGGCCGCGCTCTACCGGGCCGCCGACCTGCTGCTGCTCACCAGCGACTCCGAGGGCGTCCCCGGCGTCCTGA
- a CDS encoding glycosyltransferase family 4 protein, with product MRFLGARDDVFDLMAAVEVCAVPSRWEGLGSAALEAMGVGVPLVCADVPALRETVGSEGCALLVPPQRPDALADALVRALEERGEALARAEAARARFLAGYTLERVSARMVEFYGRALA from the coding sequence GTGCGGTTCCTGGGGGCGCGGGACGACGTGTTCGACCTGATGGCGGCGGTGGAGGTGTGCGCGGTGCCCTCGCGCTGGGAGGGGTTGGGCAGCGCGGCGCTGGAGGCGATGGGCGTGGGCGTGCCGCTGGTGTGCGCGGACGTGCCGGCGCTGCGCGAGACGGTGGGGTCGGAGGGGTGCGCGCTGCTGGTGCCGCCGCAGCGGCCGGACGCGCTGGCGGACGCGCTGGTGCGGGCGCTGGAGGAGCGCGGGGAGGCGCTGGCGCGGGCGGAGGCGGCCCGGGCGCGCTTCCTGGCGGGGTACACGCTGGAGCGGGTGTCGGCGCGGATGGTGGAGTTCTACGGGCGCGCACTGGCCTGA